One stretch of Trichomycterus rosablanca isolate fTriRos1 chromosome 3, fTriRos1.hap1, whole genome shotgun sequence DNA includes these proteins:
- the LOC134310097 gene encoding nectin-2-like — MHTDAKMLYARNRPKQPLPQKGAATGSIIGGIIGAILVLALIATAVILIRKQCCNKDGPPTYKPPPPVKHSKIPDTMTYTEDTHSPLTYYETQNAEPVTDLDSYHGEDEDLPSQLDHKIPNSWEERDMQPPYYDHRELDGQGQLHLPSNLARGDSFVSDPINV; from the exons ATGCACACAGATGCCAAGATGCTCTATGCACGCAATAGACCAA AACAACCACTGCCACAGAAGGGCGCTGCCACTGGCAGTATAATCGGGGGTATTATTGGAGCCATACTTGTTCTCGCCCTCATCGCCACTGCTGTGATCTTGATCCGCAAACAGTGCTGTAACAAAGA TGGCCCTCCAACCTACAAGCCTCCTCCTCCTGTGAAGCACTCCAAGATCCCAGACACA atgaCCTACACTGAAGATACTCATAGTCCACTTACCTACTATGAGACTCAAAATGCAGAACCAGTGACC GATCTGGACTCGTACCACGGTGAGGACGAGGATCTGCCAAGCCAACTTGACCACAAAATCCCAAACAGCTGGGAGGAGAGAGACATGCAGCCTCCATATTACGATCACAGAGAGCTGGATGGTCAAGGCCAGCTCCATTTGCCCTCCAATCTCGCTAGGGGTGACAGTTTTGTTTCCGACCCCATTAACGTGTAG